One Phycisphaerae bacterium DNA window includes the following coding sequences:
- a CDS encoding tetratricopeptide repeat protein: protein MSDRDSYREGMAAYHAGRYEDAVRKLTPLASDGEGATRVMSRFYLGQAHYRLAVRFFDQRLFRDASHHFRLAAQANPSGGGFAGFLARCCRGDKRLAETAHRYAEWVRHHPADAGSRVRLALAQWKIGQPGQAMATLQEGLAACPGNADLHYQMGVLFAANEQFHEARQCFEKALEIDPSHAGAHERLAQCHGVAGDARAAAEELQKAHALDPENARVAMQISVLAGTITDRNLRLSTIPQPGDSSPRYDQADIERLGEAVVAEPDFVDAFLQLPKTEVDQEVFNVLRATLEKALEKHPEYADLHYHCGRVYHRLGGEAKAIRHIEKAVEINPRYVDALILLARLYGQTDRWGHGIERLRQAIDAGADYPDVHYLIGRLYQKANQPEQARQAYRRALSLKSDFPAAREALEALGT from the coding sequence ATGAGCGATCGCGATTCCTACCGCGAGGGGATGGCTGCGTATCATGCCGGCCGCTATGAGGACGCCGTTCGCAAGCTGACCCCTTTGGCCTCAGACGGCGAAGGGGCGACACGCGTGATGAGTCGTTTCTATCTCGGCCAGGCGCACTACCGCCTCGCCGTTCGGTTCTTCGACCAGCGATTGTTTCGGGATGCCAGTCACCACTTTCGTCTGGCCGCGCAGGCTAACCCTTCGGGAGGAGGGTTTGCCGGATTCCTGGCCCGCTGTTGCAGAGGCGATAAACGCTTGGCTGAGACAGCCCATCGCTACGCCGAGTGGGTCCGGCATCATCCCGCCGACGCGGGCAGCCGAGTCAGGCTGGCCTTGGCTCAATGGAAGATCGGACAGCCCGGTCAGGCGATGGCGACGCTCCAAGAAGGTCTTGCGGCTTGCCCGGGCAACGCCGATCTCCATTACCAGATGGGCGTCCTGTTCGCCGCAAACGAGCAGTTTCATGAGGCCAGACAATGCTTTGAAAAAGCATTAGAGATCGATCCTTCCCACGCGGGAGCCCATGAGCGACTGGCGCAGTGCCATGGCGTTGCCGGGGATGCGCGAGCGGCGGCGGAGGAACTGCAGAAGGCCCATGCGCTTGATCCGGAAAACGCCCGAGTTGCGATGCAGATCAGCGTCCTTGCCGGAACCATCACCGACCGGAATCTGCGTCTCAGCACTATTCCGCAGCCTGGTGATTCCTCGCCACGATACGATCAGGCCGATATCGAGCGGCTTGGGGAGGCCGTGGTCGCCGAACCCGACTTTGTTGACGCTTTTCTTCAATTGCCCAAGACCGAGGTGGATCAGGAGGTCTTCAACGTCCTTCGGGCGACGCTGGAAAAGGCGTTGGAGAAGCACCCCGAGTACGCCGACCTGCACTACCACTGTGGGCGGGTCTATCACCGTCTCGGCGGCGAGGCAAAGGCCATACGCCACATCGAGAAGGCGGTGGAGATCAACCCGCGATATGTGGACGCGCTTATCCTCCTCGCACGGCTCTATGGGCAGACCGACCGCTGGGGCCACGGCATCGAGCGGCTGCGCCAAGCGATTGATGCCGGCGCGGACTATCCGGACGTGCATTACCTCATCGGACGGCTTTATCAGAAGGCCAACCAGCCGGAGCAGGCCCGCCAGGCCTACCGGCGTGCCCTGAGCCTCAAGAGCGATTTTCCCGCGGCACGCGAAGCGCTTGAAGCTCTCGGGACGTGA
- a CDS encoding tetratricopeptide repeat protein, with protein MSYLLEMLGRGWLGRLSDAFQDRLTRIPARDCETLQALIEQNPEEHYLHMELGFALLARHRISQARNAFGAALKLNPSSILALVSRACCQEEMGLFDDAANDLQAACNLLPDDVAIQFGLGYCRERAGRTNEAIEHYQASLRLCPSLRNAHERLAAIYLRQNRIEEAVEQYEEMLVDEPGDVDLHITVANLYLRLGRAEDAIREFERALLIEPDNWGARNDMAETLEQAGLYREAIEQLHMMCEQRPECAETHLRLGDLYAKIGHDEAALKSYTRALELHPGYLEATVKVGTQHLRSGRYVDAAAFFSRAIEINDRLLTAYVGLGVAQHSAGRQAEAWSSFDLAASVEPNTTLLYSEMARIHLKCAAQQEAEASLHLSPPDEVGPPEDRISDLIDRQIERHREMVRERPAHADLHYRLGLLLRQRGRLEEAIAQFQQAVRINPVYSKALIKLGLALYEAGRSDEAIHALQEALALHPEYIELHYRLGVMFADRQQFRLAVEHFEQAVAANPQNVEFRESLALALESMGMIDRAKAMWHRICEMSPKSEHAQRARHAIFRHTAG; from the coding sequence ATGTCATATTTGCTCGAAATGCTGGGTCGCGGGTGGCTGGGACGCTTGTCGGACGCCTTTCAAGATCGTCTGACGCGCATTCCCGCCCGCGACTGCGAAACGCTTCAGGCTCTCATCGAGCAGAACCCCGAAGAGCATTACTTGCATATGGAGCTCGGCTTTGCGCTGCTGGCCAGGCACAGGATCTCCCAGGCACGTAATGCGTTCGGGGCGGCGCTAAAGCTGAACCCCAGCAGCATCCTGGCCCTGGTCAGCCGGGCCTGCTGCCAGGAAGAGATGGGTCTATTTGACGACGCCGCGAACGATCTGCAGGCGGCCTGTAACCTCTTGCCCGACGATGTTGCCATTCAATTCGGGTTGGGGTATTGCCGGGAACGGGCCGGTCGAACCAACGAGGCCATCGAACACTATCAGGCGTCTCTTCGCCTCTGCCCCTCGTTGCGAAACGCCCACGAACGCCTGGCGGCCATCTACCTGCGCCAGAATCGCATTGAAGAGGCCGTCGAGCAATACGAGGAGATGCTCGTTGACGAACCCGGGGATGTGGACTTGCACATCACGGTCGCCAATCTCTATCTCCGGCTGGGGCGCGCGGAGGATGCCATTCGCGAATTCGAACGAGCCCTGCTCATCGAGCCCGACAACTGGGGCGCCCGGAACGATATGGCCGAGACGCTCGAGCAGGCCGGCCTGTATCGCGAAGCGATCGAACAGCTCCACATGATGTGCGAGCAACGCCCTGAGTGCGCCGAAACGCACCTGCGACTGGGCGATCTTTATGCGAAAATCGGTCATGACGAGGCGGCCCTGAAATCGTACACCCGGGCCCTCGAGCTGCACCCCGGCTATCTGGAAGCGACGGTCAAGGTTGGGACCCAACACCTGCGATCTGGCCGTTATGTCGACGCGGCTGCATTCTTCAGCCGGGCAATCGAGATCAACGACCGGCTCCTGACAGCCTACGTGGGTCTGGGCGTGGCCCAACACTCTGCCGGGCGGCAGGCCGAGGCGTGGTCGAGCTTTGACCTGGCTGCCAGCGTGGAGCCGAACACTACACTGCTTTACTCCGAAATGGCCCGCATCCACCTCAAGTGCGCCGCTCAGCAGGAGGCCGAGGCGTCCTTGCACCTGTCACCGCCGGACGAGGTCGGGCCGCCCGAGGACCGCATCTCCGACCTGATTGACCGCCAGATCGAACGGCACCGCGAGATGGTACGGGAGCGGCCGGCTCATGCCGATCTGCACTACCGGCTCGGTTTGCTGCTCCGACAGCGCGGGCGGCTTGAAGAGGCTATTGCCCAATTCCAGCAGGCCGTCCGCATCAACCCGGTGTACAGCAAGGCTCTGATAAAACTTGGCCTCGCCCTCTATGAAGCCGGGCGGTCCGATGAGGCCATCCATGCCCTGCAAGAGGCCCTCGCCCTGCATCCCGAATACATTGAGCTGCACTATCGACTGGGAGTGATGTTCGCCGACCGGCAGCAGTTTCGGCTGGCGGTCGAGCATTTCGAGCAGGCAGTCGCGGCCAACCCGCAAAACGTCGAGTTCCGTGAAAGCTTGGCGTTGGCCCTGGAGAGCATGGGGATGATCGACCGGGCCAAGGCCATGTGGCACCGGATCTGCGAAATGTCCCCCAAGAGCGAGCACGCCCAGCGCGCCCGCCACGCCATCTTTCGACATACCGCCGGTTGA
- a CDS encoding Gfo/Idh/MocA family oxidoreductase — translation MSGTSSSKATSRREFLKTSGRIAAVSALAGTAVPAVHAAGSDTIQLALIGCGGRGGGAVNNAFAVKGASMKLVAMADVFENRLKGSYEGLSKGRADKVDVPPDRRFLGFDAYKKAMDCLKPGDVVIFATPPAFRWVHFAYAIEKGLNVFMEKPVTVDGPTSRRMFALGEAAEKKNLKVGVGLMSRHSRHLEQLAKRVHDGEIGEIVLQRGYRMAGLIGSFASTPKPEGISHLMYQIQRFHSFLWSGGGCFSDFNIHIIDHLGWIKNAWPVRAQAVGGRHYKVNDKGVPYVDQNFDSYSVEYTYADGTKFFFDGRCMPGCSDFYASYLHGTKGSGIASAGGDCGAPSSLYKGLSIKDSDKIWESKNLPGDEGPYQNEWNDLVDAIRNDKPYNEVKRGVEASLVTSMGRMAAHTGREITYEQILNSDHEFAPGLDKLTEDSPPPLQPDADGRYPVPMPGKKTDREY, via the coding sequence ATGAGCGGAACCTCATCATCCAAGGCGACGTCGCGACGCGAATTCCTGAAGACCTCCGGCCGGATCGCCGCCGTCTCGGCTCTGGCAGGCACGGCCGTGCCCGCCGTGCATGCGGCCGGCTCGGACACCATCCAGTTGGCTTTGATCGGCTGCGGCGGCCGGGGCGGGGGAGCAGTCAACAACGCCTTCGCGGTCAAGGGTGCGTCTATGAAGCTGGTGGCCATGGCCGACGTTTTCGAGAACCGGCTCAAGGGTTCTTACGAGGGCTTGAGTAAGGGCCGCGCCGACAAGGTGGACGTTCCCCCGGACCGCCGATTCCTGGGGTTCGATGCCTACAAGAAGGCGATGGATTGCCTGAAACCGGGCGACGTGGTGATCTTCGCCACACCGCCGGCGTTCCGTTGGGTTCACTTCGCCTATGCGATCGAGAAGGGCCTGAACGTCTTCATGGAGAAGCCGGTGACCGTTGATGGTCCGACGTCAAGGCGGATGTTCGCGCTGGGTGAGGCGGCGGAGAAGAAGAACCTCAAGGTGGGCGTGGGGCTGATGTCTCGGCACAGCCGGCATCTGGAGCAACTGGCCAAGCGCGTGCACGACGGCGAGATTGGAGAGATTGTGCTTCAGCGGGGCTACCGCATGGCCGGGCTGATCGGCAGCTTTGCGTCGACGCCCAAGCCCGAAGGCATCAGCCACCTGATGTACCAGATCCAGCGGTTTCACAGCTTCCTGTGGTCCGGTGGTGGGTGCTTCAGCGACTTCAACATCCACATCATCGATCACCTGGGATGGATCAAGAACGCGTGGCCGGTCAGGGCCCAAGCGGTCGGCGGTCGCCACTACAAGGTGAATGACAAGGGCGTGCCCTACGTGGACCAGAACTTCGACAGCTACAGCGTGGAGTACACTTACGCCGACGGGACGAAATTCTTCTTCGACGGCCGCTGCATGCCCGGTTGCAGCGACTTCTACGCGAGTTACCTGCACGGCACAAAAGGCTCGGGGATTGCCTCCGCGGGCGGCGACTGCGGAGCCCCTTCCAGTCTCTACAAGGGACTGAGCATCAAGGACTCGGACAAAATCTGGGAGTCCAAGAACCTGCCGGGCGATGAAGGTCCCTACCAGAATGAATGGAACGACCTCGTGGACGCCATCCGCAACGACAAGCCGTACAACGAGGTCAAGCGAGGGGTCGAGGCCAGCCTGGTGACCTCCATGGGCCGCATGGCCGCTCATACGGGTCGAGAGATTACGTACGAGCAAATCCTCAACTCCGACCACGAATTTGCGCCCGGGCTGGACAAGCTGACCGAGGATTCGCCGCCCCCCCTGCAGCCGGACGCCGACGGCAGGTATCCGGTGCCGATGCCGGGCAAGAAGACGGACCGCGAGTATTGA
- a CDS encoding thioredoxin domain-containing protein: MTNRVTASAAAFEVYPLYRRPAHLGRAGRRGSVAGFGLVFLVLLSGGCGGSKLIPLHSSADFQRHVLDSRKPVLVQFYKSGCMWCSLQEPALDRLAGDYSGRAVFAKYCLKDWLGGVTNWEIRSKYDIGWYPTVILFVHGREKKRWVTHFDEKSYRKALDEVLGTPKPQVFVAPAKR; encoded by the coding sequence ATGACAAACAGGGTTACGGCTTCCGCGGCGGCTTTCGAGGTGTACCCGCTATACCGCCGGCCGGCCCACCTTGGCCGCGCGGGGCGTCGTGGATCGGTTGCCGGATTCGGCCTTGTCTTTCTTGTCCTTCTCTCCGGAGGCTGCGGCGGCAGTAAGCTCATCCCCCTCCACAGTTCGGCCGATTTCCAGCGGCATGTTCTCGATTCCAGGAAGCCTGTTCTCGTGCAGTTCTACAAGAGCGGATGCATGTGGTGCTCGTTGCAGGAACCCGCCCTGGACCGCTTGGCCGGCGATTACAGCGGCCGTGCGGTTTTCGCTAAGTATTGCCTGAAGGACTGGCTTGGGGGCGTTACCAACTGGGAAATCAGAAGCAAGTATGACATCGGCTGGTATCCTACGGTGATTCTGTTCGTTCACGGGCGGGAGAAAAAGCGGTGGGTGACGCATTTCGACGAGAAGAGCTACCGGAAGGCCTTGGATGAAGTCCTGGGTACCCCGAAGCCGCAGGTGTTTGTCGCGCCGGCCAAGAGGTGA